The Pseudodesulfovibrio sp. zrk46 genome contains a region encoding:
- a CDS encoding ABC transporter substrate-binding protein, whose product MSRLSLLVLTLMVSAMLLAGCGEAPKEEKAEKAAPAETAAPEKVVLKLAMDADPVSLDPQVQLSGGMLQYAHMVFDPLVRWTKDGGFEPRLAERWESISPTVTRFYLRQGVKFHSGNEFTAEDVVFSIARLKKSEDFKGLFTAFGDAVATDKYVVDLVTHEPYGLVMAMATYIFPMDKAFYTGTDPKNDKPKDLILKTDYSFANYNESGTGPFVVTEREQGVKVTFTRFADYWDKATGNVEEIILTPISEAPTRVAALLSGDVDFIMPVPPNDLERINTTEGLKLVTMSGSRIITFQLNQKRRPEFANAKVRQAMAYAYDNNGVVAKVMKGFATAAAQNSPKGYQGNNPALTPRFDLEKAKALMVEAGYPDGFECTMIAPNNRYVNDEKISQAFVAMMSKIGIKVSLKTMPKAQYWDQFDAQAADIQMIGWHSDTEDSANFFEYLYMCPNKETGKGQYNSGNYCNEKVDEITMASNTETDVEKRKAMLQEVEQILFDDAAFIPLHWQNLSWASKKDMNTEDIVNVMNFPYFGNLVIK is encoded by the coding sequence ATGTCGAGACTCTCTCTTCTCGTTCTCACCTTGATGGTTTCCGCCATGCTGCTGGCTGGCTGCGGCGAAGCCCCGAAGGAAGAGAAGGCAGAAAAAGCTGCTCCCGCTGAAACGGCAGCTCCTGAAAAAGTCGTCCTGAAACTCGCTATGGACGCTGACCCGGTATCTCTGGACCCGCAGGTCCAGCTGTCTGGCGGCATGCTGCAGTATGCCCACATGGTTTTCGATCCCCTGGTTCGCTGGACCAAGGACGGCGGCTTTGAGCCCCGCCTGGCCGAACGTTGGGAATCCATCAGCCCCACCGTTACTCGCTTCTACCTGCGTCAGGGCGTGAAGTTCCACTCCGGCAACGAATTCACCGCCGAAGACGTGGTTTTCTCCATTGCTCGTCTGAAGAAGTCCGAAGATTTCAAGGGCCTGTTCACCGCTTTCGGTGACGCTGTCGCCACCGACAAGTACGTCGTCGACCTGGTCACCCACGAGCCCTACGGTCTGGTCATGGCCATGGCTACCTACATCTTCCCCATGGACAAGGCTTTCTACACCGGTACCGATCCGAAGAACGACAAGCCCAAAGACCTGATCCTCAAGACCGACTACTCCTTTGCCAACTACAACGAGTCCGGCACCGGTCCCTTCGTGGTCACCGAGCGTGAGCAGGGCGTGAAGGTCACCTTCACCCGCTTTGCCGACTACTGGGATAAGGCAACCGGTAACGTTGAAGAAATCATCCTGACCCCCATCAGCGAAGCTCCCACCCGTGTGGCTGCCCTGCTGTCCGGCGATGTTGATTTCATCATGCCCGTTCCCCCGAACGATCTGGAGCGCATCAACACCACTGAAGGCCTGAAGCTGGTCACCATGTCCGGTTCCCGCATCATCACCTTCCAGCTGAACCAGAAGCGCCGCCCCGAGTTCGCCAACGCCAAGGTGCGTCAGGCCATGGCTTACGCCTATGACAACAACGGCGTAGTCGCCAAGGTCATGAAGGGCTTCGCTACCGCTGCTGCTCAGAACTCCCCGAAGGGCTACCAGGGTAACAACCCTGCTCTGACCCCTCGCTTCGATCTCGAAAAGGCCAAGGCCCTCATGGTTGAAGCCGGCTATCCTGATGGTTTCGAGTGCACCATGATCGCACCCAACAACCGTTACGTTAACGACGAGAAGATCTCTCAGGCTTTCGTTGCCATGATGTCCAAGATCGGCATCAAGGTTTCTCTGAAGACCATGCCCAAGGCCCAGTACTGGGATCAGTTCGACGCTCAGGCTGCTGACATCCAGATGATCGGTTGGCACTCTGACACCGAAGACTCCGCTAACTTCTTCGAGTACCTCTACATGTGCCCGAACAAGGAAACCGGTAAGGGTCAGTACAACTCCGGCAACTACTGCAACGAGAAGGTCGACGAGATCACCATGGCCTCCAACACCGAGACCGACGTTGAAAAGCGTAAGGCCATGTTGCAGGAAGTTGAGCAGATTCTGTTCGACGACGCTGCCTTCATCCCGCTGCACTGGCAGAACCTGTCTTGGGCCTCCAAGAAGGACATGAACACCGAAGATATCGTGAACGTCATGAACTTCCCGTACTTCGGTAATCTGGTCATCAAGTAG
- a CDS encoding sodium/substrate symporter small subunit produces the protein MSQTEVIGNEQSEFSMAADTPTQGEAMDQIEAIRKKQLKMALGVGIPYFSFVIGIFLVVYLASETVTQVSIMGFPLHYWLVAIAIYPITWALFIWYVRKANKMEDEIEQQVGGQ, from the coding sequence ATGAGTCAGACAGAAGTGATCGGCAACGAGCAGTCCGAGTTCTCCATGGCCGCGGACACCCCAACCCAGGGGGAAGCAATGGATCAGATCGAAGCAATTCGAAAAAAACAGCTGAAAATGGCGCTGGGGGTAGGGATTCCTTACTTCAGCTTTGTCATCGGTATTTTCCTGGTGGTGTATCTCGCGAGCGAGACGGTAACCCAGGTAAGCATTATGGGATTCCCCCTGCACTACTGGCTGGTGGCGATCGCTATTTATCCCATAACGTGGGCGCTGTTCATCTGGTACGTACGCAAGGCGAATAAAATGGAAGACGAAATCGAACAACAGGTCGGAGGACAATAA
- a CDS encoding TIGR03960 family B12-binding radical SAM protein, giving the protein MKELLPILPRPSRYLGSEWGITVKDPATVTVRCGLAFPDMYEVGMAYLGQKILSEAINAHPQYWAERVFTPCEETAAILREHNVPLATLESDTPLVELDVLGISLTHELCYTNILYLLDLAGIPFRQADRDETHPLVVAGGGATFNAEPVAPFFDAMVVGDGEEAMPAMMACVEQAKKDDISRDELLKRLTAIPGIYVPSFFEEQGPGQPLKPLLKGYETVEKAVVEDLDSASFPKGQVIAFDAVHDRLTMEIARGCTRGCRFCQAGMIYRPVRERSLETLDSILTDGLAETGYEETSMLSLSTGDFSALDSLFTRSFDKCASEQISISLPSLRVGSLSSPIMERISSIRRTGATLAPEAGSQRMRDVINKGVDEEGLIEHTKMLFDNGWQGVKLYFMIGLPTETDEDLDAIVDLCLKVRDAARDEQGRPIKRLQITAAVSPFVPKPQTPFQWEPQISMDEIYRRVHYLKDQFRQHKRLNMRYHEPHMSSLEGVFSRGDRRLAEVVERAYAKGALFSSWKDHLRLEPYKEAMEEAGLSWDEYIGARDMDAPLPWDHISCGLTKKFFLKERDRALSGKITEDCRYAACRNCGVCEFDGHISTLEKQAKEKEIRPRMIFTTRDQEGEQPPYSVEKPDLTVKGVHLRLWYEKTGPAAYLSQLELQSVFERAFRRAKLPLSFSAGFHPMPKLSFGKALPVGVSSTAEWINVFFREEFDPTEVIKRLIPLMPEGLRPLKADLLSMGKKQPQSVEEVFELKFAKDADTHFAEWRSFMEADEFIVQKLTKKKKMKDFDLRPIVKEVTENDQSLTLVFNWRNSYMSPLVLVKHVMNDASLMDFQLTKIAQRFDD; this is encoded by the coding sequence ATGAAAGAATTATTGCCTATTCTCCCCCGCCCTTCGCGCTATCTCGGCAGCGAATGGGGTATCACCGTCAAGGACCCGGCTACCGTCACGGTACGGTGCGGACTCGCCTTTCCCGACATGTACGAAGTGGGCATGGCCTACCTCGGCCAAAAAATTCTTTCCGAAGCCATCAATGCGCATCCGCAGTATTGGGCTGAGCGCGTCTTCACTCCCTGCGAAGAAACGGCGGCCATTCTGCGCGAGCACAACGTACCGCTCGCCACGCTGGAATCTGACACCCCGCTGGTCGAATTGGATGTCCTTGGCATCAGTCTGACCCACGAGCTTTGCTACACCAATATTCTCTATTTGCTCGATCTGGCAGGCATCCCCTTCCGTCAGGCAGACCGCGATGAGACTCATCCATTGGTAGTTGCTGGCGGCGGTGCGACGTTTAACGCCGAGCCTGTTGCTCCTTTCTTCGACGCCATGGTCGTCGGTGACGGAGAAGAGGCTATGCCCGCAATGATGGCATGTGTTGAACAAGCCAAGAAAGACGATATTTCCCGAGACGAACTGCTGAAGCGCCTCACAGCAATTCCCGGCATCTACGTACCTTCATTCTTCGAAGAGCAAGGCCCGGGCCAGCCTCTCAAGCCGTTACTGAAAGGATACGAGACTGTTGAAAAAGCTGTTGTCGAAGACCTCGACTCTGCCAGCTTCCCCAAAGGACAGGTCATCGCGTTCGACGCAGTCCATGACCGTCTCACTATGGAGATCGCACGCGGTTGTACCCGCGGTTGCCGCTTCTGTCAGGCTGGCATGATCTACCGCCCGGTACGCGAACGCTCTTTGGAGACACTTGATTCCATTCTGACTGACGGTTTGGCAGAAACCGGATACGAAGAGACCTCCATGCTCTCCCTGTCCACAGGCGATTTCTCCGCTCTGGACTCCCTCTTCACCCGCAGCTTTGACAAGTGTGCATCCGAACAGATTTCCATCTCCCTGCCCTCCCTTCGTGTGGGCTCACTGTCTTCCCCGATTATGGAACGTATCTCCTCCATTCGCCGCACTGGAGCGACACTTGCCCCTGAAGCTGGCAGTCAGCGCATGCGCGACGTCATTAACAAAGGCGTAGACGAAGAGGGACTCATCGAGCACACCAAAATGCTCTTTGATAACGGCTGGCAGGGTGTGAAGCTTTATTTCATGATAGGTCTGCCCACTGAAACAGACGAAGACCTCGACGCCATTGTCGACCTTTGTCTCAAGGTGCGCGACGCTGCCCGCGATGAGCAAGGCCGCCCCATCAAACGCCTCCAGATCACTGCTGCTGTATCTCCATTCGTACCCAAGCCGCAGACTCCATTCCAGTGGGAACCACAGATTTCCATGGACGAAATTTATCGCCGAGTTCACTATCTCAAGGATCAATTCCGCCAACACAAACGACTGAACATGCGCTACCACGAGCCGCACATGTCCTCCCTTGAAGGCGTTTTCTCCCGCGGAGACCGTCGTCTGGCTGAAGTAGTTGAACGCGCTTACGCCAAGGGTGCTCTCTTCTCCAGCTGGAAAGACCACCTCAGACTGGAGCCATACAAGGAAGCCATGGAAGAAGCGGGCCTGTCTTGGGACGAATACATCGGTGCTCGAGACATGGATGCGCCTCTGCCTTGGGATCATATTTCCTGCGGCCTGACCAAAAAGTTCTTCCTCAAGGAACGCGACCGCGCCCTGTCCGGCAAGATTACCGAAGACTGCCGATATGCTGCCTGTCGCAACTGTGGAGTCTGCGAATTCGATGGCCACATTTCCACTTTGGAAAAACAAGCCAAAGAAAAGGAAATCCGTCCCCGGATGATTTTCACCACACGCGATCAGGAAGGCGAGCAGCCTCCCTACTCCGTGGAAAAGCCGGACCTCACAGTTAAAGGCGTTCACCTTCGCCTCTGGTACGAGAAGACCGGCCCTGCAGCGTATCTCAGTCAACTGGAGCTTCAGTCTGTTTTTGAGCGAGCATTTCGCCGGGCAAAACTGCCACTTAGCTTCTCTGCCGGATTCCATCCCATGCCCAAACTCTCCTTTGGCAAGGCTCTCCCTGTAGGGGTTTCCAGTACAGCCGAGTGGATCAACGTCTTCTTCCGTGAAGAATTCGATCCCACCGAAGTGATTAAACGGCTTATCCCCCTGATGCCTGAAGGCCTGAGGCCCCTCAAAGCAGACCTTCTCTCGATGGGTAAGAAGCAGCCCCAGTCAGTTGAAGAAGTCTTTGAACTGAAGTTTGCCAAAGATGCAGATACTCACTTTGCAGAGTGGCGTTCTTTCATGGAAGCTGATGAATTCATCGTTCAAAAACTCACCAAGAAAAAGAAGATGAAGGACTTCGACCTCCGGCCCATCGTAAAAGAGGTCACAGAAAACGATCAAAGCCTGACCCTCGTCTTCAATTGGCGGAACAGCTACATGAGCCCGCTCGTTCTTGTGAAGCACGTTATGAACGATGCATCGCTCATGGACTTCCAATTGACCAAGATTGCGCAACGCTTTGACGATTAA
- a CDS encoding cation acetate symporter encodes MEAGYQIPIMALILIGCMLAFTVVTTFMFRSQKTSADYYLAGRKVNSFINASAISSDYLSAASFLGVAGVAFLFGFDGIIYALGFFVGYIALLLFLASPLRKFGRYTVPDFVSERFHSKTARVLGVIGVLFISLFYMAPQMLGAGKVMGLLLNLNYETSIVIIACIITFYVTVGGMKATTVNQLVQFWILFGAMFLLAFIPFMIKGYTYTDVVNFLATFKGPDPETGKMFDGAAYTSPAYWLTNLKDTMSLLLALMFGTAGLPHILVRFYTAPDGKAARKTVIYVLLLIGMFYILSPYVGHVIRYTYMQGEALGLSPHLMKWLAANGKNLAVPVAGSHFGGQILLGIVVAGAFAAILSTVAGLIIACAGAIGHDLVVNVFNPDMPERSRVKVARISSVLVGLLGIPLGFWAESMQIAVLVGLAFAIAASTFFPVLVMGVWWPKMTKNGACAGLATGIIGSFFMILGKGMLPELLQFKNPGGFVMLLSFLAIYVASKMEHAAKGEDALPHDTNAVMAILHGPERA; translated from the coding sequence ATGGAAGCCGGATACCAAATACCCATCATGGCCCTCATCCTCATCGGATGCATGCTGGCCTTTACCGTGGTCACCACATTTATGTTTCGCAGCCAGAAAACGTCTGCCGACTATTACCTGGCCGGTCGTAAAGTTAACTCCTTCATCAACGCATCAGCGATTTCCTCGGACTATCTGTCCGCAGCTTCTTTCCTCGGCGTCGCCGGTGTCGCATTCCTGTTCGGATTCGACGGCATCATCTACGCCCTGGGGTTCTTCGTAGGATACATCGCCCTGCTTTTGTTCCTGGCGAGCCCGCTCCGCAAATTCGGCCGTTACACAGTGCCCGATTTCGTGTCTGAGCGTTTTCACTCCAAGACAGCACGCGTGCTCGGAGTCATCGGGGTTCTCTTCATTTCCCTCTTTTACATGGCTCCGCAGATGCTGGGTGCTGGCAAGGTCATGGGCTTACTGCTCAACCTGAATTACGAAACTTCCATCGTAATCATCGCCTGCATCATCACCTTCTACGTCACTGTCGGCGGCATGAAAGCAACTACCGTCAACCAGTTGGTCCAATTCTGGATTCTGTTTGGTGCCATGTTCCTGCTCGCCTTCATCCCGTTCATGATCAAAGGTTACACGTACACTGACGTAGTCAATTTCCTGGCCACCTTCAAAGGTCCCGATCCGGAAACCGGCAAGATGTTTGACGGTGCTGCATACACCAGCCCGGCATACTGGCTGACCAACCTCAAGGACACCATGTCCCTGTTGCTGGCCCTGATGTTCGGTACCGCTGGCCTGCCGCACATTCTGGTGCGTTTCTACACCGCACCCGATGGTAAGGCCGCTCGCAAGACCGTTATCTACGTGCTCTTACTCATCGGTATGTTCTACATCCTGAGCCCGTACGTCGGCCATGTCATCCGCTACACCTACATGCAGGGCGAAGCCCTGGGCCTCTCTCCGCATTTGATGAAGTGGCTCGCTGCTAATGGTAAGAACCTCGCCGTTCCTGTTGCTGGCTCCCACTTCGGCGGACAGATCCTGCTTGGCATCGTCGTGGCTGGCGCCTTTGCCGCCATCCTGTCCACGGTTGCCGGTCTGATCATCGCCTGCGCCGGAGCCATCGGCCATGATCTGGTGGTTAACGTGTTCAATCCGGATATGCCTGAACGCTCCCGCGTCAAGGTCGCTCGCATCTCTTCGGTTCTGGTTGGCCTGCTCGGTATCCCGCTGGGCTTCTGGGCCGAGTCCATGCAGATTGCAGTGCTTGTTGGCCTCGCCTTCGCCATCGCTGCCTCCACCTTCTTCCCTGTGCTGGTCATGGGCGTATGGTGGCCAAAGATGACAAAGAACGGTGCCTGCGCAGGATTGGCCACAGGTATCATTGGCTCCTTCTTCATGATCCTTGGCAAGGGAATGCTCCCTGAACTCCTGCAATTCAAGAACCCCGGCGGATTCGTCATGCTCCTCTCTTTCCTCGCCATCTACGTGGCGTCCAAGATGGAACATGCCGCCAAGGGAGAAGACGCTCTTCCTCACGATACCAACGCTGTCATGGCCATCCTGCATGGCCCTGAAAGAGCATAA
- a CDS encoding putative nucleotidyltransferase substrate binding domain-containing protein codes for MSGQSADKQLLEFKVNGQVDAPDGLDRELLEMAREGKLTGIRRTRLDLVEDWLDHGISAEETCKRLSAYNRSVILAVLEAHAEEYPWLRDCTFVEFGSGGREEQVLGSDQDNGLLMRADPDEEELEDVTQSIVVALDGAGLALCEGGVMISNPEWRGDFDVWLSRLTRWLSNPAEKGSWQSGLILDFKAVFGAPRDVLLLRDRLWEYVRTKPIAISLLIQELTDYRLPLSMFGAFITKKSGPWQGYLDIKHSVLAHLTNSTRILALKYDLLPHNTCERLRLLAEAGHISSKHQDSLLDAWEYLQLKRLTIGLECDREGIPPHNYVNPTLLPKEEKARLKTSIQAVEKLVRLVQAGTGL; via the coding sequence TTGAGCGGTCAGTCAGCAGATAAACAGCTGTTGGAATTCAAGGTGAACGGTCAAGTGGACGCACCGGATGGTTTGGACCGCGAACTCCTTGAGATGGCTCGTGAGGGTAAGCTGACCGGCATCAGGCGTACCCGCCTTGATCTGGTTGAGGACTGGCTGGACCATGGCATAAGCGCCGAAGAAACCTGCAAACGACTTTCTGCCTATAATCGATCCGTCATTCTGGCCGTGCTTGAGGCCCACGCAGAGGAATATCCGTGGTTGCGGGATTGTACCTTTGTGGAGTTTGGTTCGGGTGGTCGCGAGGAGCAGGTCTTGGGTTCTGATCAAGACAACGGTCTCCTTATGCGTGCTGATCCTGATGAGGAAGAGCTGGAAGATGTCACTCAATCCATTGTAGTGGCTTTGGATGGAGCTGGTTTGGCGCTGTGTGAAGGTGGGGTCATGATCAGTAACCCTGAATGGCGTGGCGATTTTGACGTCTGGCTGTCTCGGCTTACCAGATGGCTTTCCAACCCGGCAGAAAAGGGCTCGTGGCAATCCGGTCTTATTCTTGATTTCAAGGCCGTGTTCGGTGCGCCCCGTGACGTGTTGCTTCTGCGTGATCGATTGTGGGAATATGTACGCACCAAGCCCATCGCCATCTCCTTGCTTATTCAGGAATTGACTGACTACCGTTTACCGCTTTCCATGTTCGGGGCATTCATTACGAAGAAGTCCGGTCCATGGCAGGGGTATCTCGATATCAAGCATTCTGTTTTGGCCCACTTGACCAATAGCACCCGTATTCTTGCTCTCAAATATGATCTGTTGCCACACAACACCTGTGAGCGATTGCGCCTGTTGGCAGAGGCGGGGCATATCTCGTCGAAGCATCAAGATAGCTTGCTGGACGCCTGGGAGTATCTCCAACTCAAGCGGTTGACCATTGGCTTGGAATGTGATCGCGAGGGGATACCGCCGCATAACTATGTCAATCCGACCTTGTTGCCCAAAGAGGAAAAGGCCAGGCTCAAAACTTCCATTCAGGCTGTGGAGAAGTTGGTGCGGCTGGTTCAGGCAGGCACGGGTCTATAG
- a CDS encoding glycosyltransferase family 9 protein, which produces MNVLIINLTRFGDLIQTQPVVSGFKSQGHKVGLVCLENFSSAATLLDGVDIVFPFPGAGLLSKLDSDWRLAVRDSSDFKASVMATFAPDRTVNLTPSISSRLLTYDLAPIDGEVVGFSVDELGFNADTSAWAAFLQMGGSNRGASPFNICDIFRRTAGLGNEGNSLVLAQPGEEAMGRADTLLSESASKGAKGFLALQMGASEERRRWPVEFFVRVAQKAWERDGLVPVLLGTKGEGELGDRFQEQIGAPVVNCMGRTSLTELAAVLCKCTALVTNDTGTMHLAAGMGTPLCSVFLATAQPWDTGPYRAGNICLEPDMECHPCDFGKECPNENACRRAVTPDAMYGALQSLLYDQGEVRFEGTRAWLTRSGADGFMELVSLSGHDDSDRALWIGIQHAHYLNFLDGVPSAGRTGLAERLSPNVAEEISKTLTSAHDMLFLLSQQGMLLLRNPREQAKKKYLASWQRLQNVLGASSYLNILGSLWMFESQKSGNDMVSLLDMTERYRSLVAALQGEFV; this is translated from the coding sequence GTGAACGTTCTGATCATCAATCTGACGCGCTTTGGCGACCTGATCCAGACCCAGCCAGTGGTAAGTGGCTTCAAAAGCCAGGGGCATAAGGTTGGGTTGGTTTGCCTTGAGAATTTTTCATCAGCTGCAACACTTCTTGACGGTGTTGATATTGTTTTCCCTTTTCCTGGTGCGGGGCTTTTGTCCAAGCTGGATAGCGACTGGCGCTTGGCTGTCCGGGACTCCAGTGATTTCAAGGCGAGCGTAATGGCGACGTTTGCTCCAGATCGGACCGTTAATCTGACTCCATCAATATCTTCGCGTCTTCTGACATATGACTTGGCACCAATTGATGGTGAGGTGGTCGGCTTTTCCGTGGATGAACTTGGTTTTAATGCTGACACATCTGCTTGGGCTGCTTTTCTTCAAATGGGTGGCAGCAATCGTGGAGCAAGCCCTTTCAATATCTGTGATATTTTTCGTCGTACTGCAGGTCTTGGCAATGAAGGCAATTCTTTGGTTTTGGCTCAGCCTGGTGAAGAAGCCATGGGACGAGCCGATACGCTGTTGAGTGAGAGTGCTTCGAAGGGTGCTAAAGGATTTCTGGCCTTGCAGATGGGGGCGAGTGAAGAACGTCGCCGCTGGCCTGTTGAGTTTTTTGTTCGTGTCGCACAAAAGGCATGGGAGCGTGACGGTTTGGTTCCTGTTCTGCTCGGCACTAAGGGAGAGGGCGAACTTGGCGATCGCTTCCAAGAGCAGATTGGTGCTCCGGTAGTTAATTGTATGGGCAGAACATCGTTGACCGAGCTTGCAGCAGTTCTCTGTAAATGCACTGCACTTGTTACGAACGATACCGGGACAATGCATTTGGCTGCAGGCATGGGGACTCCCTTGTGCTCAGTTTTTCTTGCCACGGCTCAACCGTGGGACACCGGCCCGTATCGAGCAGGTAATATTTGCCTTGAACCGGACATGGAGTGTCATCCTTGCGATTTCGGTAAGGAGTGTCCCAATGAGAATGCCTGTCGTAGGGCGGTGACTCCAGATGCCATGTATGGCGCGCTGCAATCATTGCTTTATGATCAGGGCGAGGTCCGCTTCGAAGGTACTCGAGCATGGCTTACGCGTTCGGGGGCTGACGGTTTTATGGAGTTGGTCAGCCTTTCCGGGCATGATGATTCTGACCGCGCCCTTTGGATCGGTATTCAGCATGCTCACTACCTCAATTTCCTAGATGGAGTTCCCTCTGCAGGGCGTACAGGGCTAGCGGAACGCCTGTCTCCCAACGTGGCGGAAGAAATATCCAAAACTTTGACGAGCGCCCACGACATGCTGTTCCTTCTTTCCCAGCAGGGCATGTTGCTCCTTCGCAATCCCAGAGAGCAAGCAAAGAAAAAATACCTTGCATCATGGCAGCGTTTGCAAAATGTTCTGGGTGCAAGTTCTTATCTTAACATACTTGGATCATTGTGGATGTTTGAATCTCAGAAGAGTGGAAATGATATGGTTTCCCTGTTGGATATGACAGAACGCTATCGTTCTCTCGTGGCAGCCCTTCAGGGTGAGTTCGTATAA
- a CDS encoding OFA family MFS transporter, whose protein sequence is MADDKVMNRWLVVLGAILIQLCLGAIYAWSVFTPALNAAGWSKMQTQAVFAVGLAMFAVTMVWAGKKLAVWGPKKLTMLSGVVLGCGYALAGLFGGTNFMSLLLLIGVVGGGGIGIGYVVPIAVGMRWFPDKKGLITGLAVAGFGFGAMGWVKLAGSWGHLIANYGLSTTFTIYGVAFAVLVILGGLFMTFPPEGWLPKGYTPSATVEGSSDDLNIQGTDLLKTYQFKLIFLTFVFSAGAGLMSIGLMKLYPMEALQNAGYSAAEASAISGTAMAVFFSLANGIGRIVWGTLSDLMGRQVSIIIMTATQGICVIAFPTMASSELILYVGATFIGFNFGGNFALFPTMTADIFGAKNVGINYPFVFLAYGVGGIGGPILGGFLGDMGNFPLAFTTCGALCLLGAVLTWHCNPINAKEHELSGFKPIARMLAAEQLSAQRK, encoded by the coding sequence ATGGCTGATGACAAAGTAATGAACCGCTGGCTGGTGGTTCTTGGGGCAATTCTCATTCAACTCTGCCTCGGGGCCATTTATGCATGGTCCGTATTCACCCCCGCACTGAATGCGGCAGGCTGGAGCAAAATGCAGACACAGGCTGTCTTCGCCGTTGGTCTGGCAATGTTTGCTGTCACCATGGTATGGGCAGGAAAGAAGCTCGCTGTTTGGGGACCTAAAAAACTGACCATGCTCAGCGGTGTCGTTTTGGGATGCGGCTATGCTCTCGCAGGCCTTTTCGGGGGGACGAATTTTATGTCGCTGTTGCTCCTCATAGGAGTTGTAGGTGGCGGCGGCATCGGCATCGGCTATGTGGTACCTATCGCAGTTGGTATGCGTTGGTTCCCGGACAAGAAAGGCCTGATCACCGGACTGGCAGTCGCCGGATTTGGATTCGGTGCCATGGGCTGGGTCAAGCTGGCCGGTTCATGGGGACACCTCATCGCCAACTACGGCCTGTCCACCACCTTCACAATTTATGGTGTAGCCTTTGCCGTCCTCGTAATACTCGGCGGTCTTTTCATGACTTTCCCACCCGAAGGCTGGCTCCCCAAAGGGTATACGCCGTCCGCAACGGTTGAAGGTTCCAGTGATGATCTGAACATCCAAGGTACAGACTTGCTCAAGACCTACCAGTTCAAGCTTATCTTCCTGACGTTCGTCTTCAGCGCCGGTGCAGGTCTGATGTCTATCGGTCTGATGAAACTCTACCCCATGGAAGCATTACAGAACGCCGGCTATTCCGCAGCTGAAGCCAGCGCAATCTCCGGCACGGCCATGGCAGTTTTCTTCAGTCTCGCAAACGGCATTGGCCGTATCGTCTGGGGCACACTCTCCGACCTCATGGGACGTCAGGTATCTATCATTATTATGACAGCTACACAGGGTATCTGCGTAATCGCCTTCCCCACCATGGCGAGCAGCGAACTGATCCTGTATGTAGGCGCCACATTCATTGGCTTTAACTTCGGCGGCAACTTTGCCCTCTTCCCCACCATGACTGCCGACATATTCGGCGCCAAAAACGTAGGCATAAACTACCCCTTTGTCTTCCTTGCTTATGGTGTAGGCGGAATCGGCGGGCCCATTCTTGGAGGCTTCCTCGGCGACATGGGCAACTTCCCGCTCGCCTTCACGACTTGCGGAGCTCTTTGTCTGCTCGGCGCAGTGCTCACATGGCACTGTAACCCAATCAACGCAAAGGAGCATGAACTCTCGGGTTTTAAACCCATCGCGCGGATGCTGGCTGCAGAACAGCTGTCCGCGCAGAGGAAGTAG